Part of the Gemmatimonas sp. UBA7669 genome, ACGGCCAAAGCCCAAACGGCCAAAGCCAAAACGGCCAAACCGCGCAAATCGCGTGGCACCGACACCAGTGGAGAGCAGGCGTGAGCGGTCGGCGTTCGGTGTGGATGTTTGGGCTGCTCTCGGCTGTGGCCATCGCCGTCTGCGTTCGCCTGGGGTTCTGGCAACTGCGTCGCCTTGAGGAGCGGCGCGCCCAGAACGCCATCGTGGAAGGGCGCGGTGCGGCGCCACCGCTGACGCTGGCCGAACTGCAGGGGCAGGACACGTCCGTCACGCATTGGCGACGCGTGCGGGTAGAGGGCGTCGCGGACTATGCCAACGAGATGGTGCATGCGACGCGCTCGCAGAACGGCAGCCCGGGTGTGCACTTGCTCACGCCCATCCGCCCCATCGACGGTTCGTGGGGCGACACGGCCATTGTGCTGATTCGCGGCTATCTGTACGCGCCGGATGGTCGCACGGTCGACCTGGACAAGGCCCGCGAGTCGGATACGCTGCGACTCGAGGCTCTGGTCACCTCGTTCCCCCCACCGCGCCCGGGTATGGCGCGCATGGTGTCGGGTGGTCGCGCCATGCGCCTGATGGACCGCGATACGCTCGCGCTGCTGATGCAGCAGCCGCTTGGGCCCATGGTACTGCTCGCGCTTGGCGACACCATCATGACGGACATCGTGCGGCCCACACGGGTGCCGCCACCGGCCATTACCGATGGACCGCACCTGTCATACGCGCTGCAGTGGTTCGGCTTTGCGACGGTGTTCGCGGTGGGCTTTGTGGTCTTCGCCCGCGGACGGAAGCGGCGGGGCGCTGGCCCCAAGGCGCAGGCCCCCGCCACTCCGATGTCTTCTCACACGCCGTAGTAGTCGCGGTACCAGGCCACGAAGTTGGCCACACCCGTTTCGATGGGCGTGGCGGGCGCAAAGCCCACGTCGTCCACCAGCGCCTGTACATCGGCGAACGTGGCCGGCACATCGCCCGCCTGCATGGGCAGCATGCGCTTCTCCGCCGTGCGGCCCAATGCCTGCTCGAGCGTCCCGATGAGATGCATGAGCTCCACCGGGTTGTTGTTGCCGATGTTGTACACGCGCCAGGGCGCGCGGCTGCTGCCCGGGTCGGGACGCATGGAGTCCCACTGCGGGTTGGGCGGCGCGATGTGATCACTGGTGCGAATCACGCCTTCGACGATGTCGTCGATGTAGGTGAAATCGCGCTGCATGCGGCCGTGATTGAACACATCAATGGGTCGCCCTTCGAGAATGGCCTTGGTGAACAGGAACAGGGCCATGTCCGGCCGTCCCCAGGGACCATACACCGTGAAAAAGCGCAGGCCGGTGGTAGGCAGCGCGTACAGATGGCTGTACGTGTGCGCCATCAGCTCGTTGGCCTTCTTGGTGGCCGCGTACAGTGACAGCGGGTGATCGACATTCTGCCGCACCGAGAACGGCATGGCGGTGTTGGCGCCATACACACTCGATGACGACGCATACGTCAGATGCTGTACCCCGTGGTGCCGGCAGCCCTCGAGAATGTGCAGGAAGCCCACGAGGTTGCTGTCGATGTAGGCGTGCGGGTTGGTCAGCGAATAGCGTACGCCCGCCTGCGCGGCGAGATGAATGACACGATCGAAGCGTTCCTCGCGGAATAGCCGCTCCACCGCCTCACGGTCGGCCAGTTCACCGCGCACCATGCGGAAGCCGTCGCGCGTGGCGAGACGCGCCAGACGTGCCTCCTTGAGCGTCGGATCGTAGTAGTCATTCACATTGTCGAAGCCCACCACTTCGTCGCCGCGCGCCAGCAGTCGCTCGGAGGTGTGATAGCCGATGAAGCCGGCGGCGCCGGTAACCAGTAGCTTGGCCATGAGCAATGGGTGGAGTGAAGGGTGATGTGACCCGCGAATGACGACTCAGCGCGTGGCCTCGCCACGCGGGCGGCGCTGCAACAGCAGCACGGCCGCCATGATGAGCACCCCGCCGACAATCGTGCCGGCGCCAAGGGGCTGCTGCAGAACCACAATACCGAGCAGCGTGGTCCAGAACGGTTCCACGGTCGACGTGATGGCCGTACGCACCGGGCCAAGCAGTCGGAGGCCACTGAGGAAGCCGAGAAACGCGACGGCACCAAGCACACCCTGCAGCACACTCGCCCCAAACGCGAGACCGCTCGGGATCTGCCACAGGCTGCCCGTACTTGCGGACCAGGCCACGAAGCACAGCGCGCCGCCCACACCAATGGCGCGTGCGACGTCATATGCGTCGCGCCCCTGCTGTATGTGGTTGAGATACGGGATGTACAGCGCGTAGACCACCGCCGCGGCGAGAATGACGGCCAGCCCCACCGGATCGAGACTGGCCGTGCTTGGCGCGCCCACCATGGCCGCCACGCCACCCAGCGCCAGGCCGAGCGCAGCCACACGCAAACGGTCGAGCGGTTCGAGTCCGCGCGCCGCGCTCAGCAGCGCGACCCACGCGGGATACGTGTAGAAAAGAAAGCTGGCCGTGGATGCCGGCAACCAGCGCAGCGCCGCCAACGCCAGCGTGGCCACCAGCGCCTGACCGCCGCCCGTGGGTAGCAGAATGCGCGGATGGTACCATGGCGTCATCAGCACGGAGGACGGATCGGACGACGAAGCCGTAGACGAACCCGTGGACGACCCGGTGCGACGCAAGGCGCCCATGGCCAGCAGCAACACGGCGCTGGTGAGATAGCGCCACGACTGCACGCTTTCGAGTGCCATGCCCTCAGCGGTGGCCAGCACCGTGAGGGGGGAAATGGAACCGAAGGCACAGGCCGACGCCATCACCGCCAGCGTGCCACGCCAGCGGGCCGCCGAGGCGTCACTCACAACAGCTTGCCACCCAGGAACATGTAGGCCACGCTGAAGTAGAGACTGATGGCCGACACATCGACAATGGTGGCCACAAACGGCGCCGAGGCGCTGGCCGGGTCAAACCCCAGACGCTTGAGCAGGAAGGGCAGCATGGATCCGCTCAGCGAGCCGATGGTCACGACGGCCAGCAGCGTCACGCCAACCGTGAAGGCGATGAGCCATGAGAACTCGCCGTAGTCGTAAAGTCCGGTGGCGTTCCACAACGCGATGCGTGTGATGGCAATGACGCCAAGCATCGTGCCCAGCACGAGACCGGCCGGCAGTTCACGCAGCACGATGCGCCACCAGTCGCGCAGATGCACCTCGCCCAGCGCCATGGCGCGGATGATGAGCGAGGTGGCCTGCGAGCCGGCATTGCCACCCGAGCTCATGACCAGCGGAATGAACTGCGACAGAAACACGGCGTCACTCAGCGAATGCTCATAGCGCGTCATGACGGAGGCCGTGAAGAACTCGCTCAGTGCGAGAATGGCCAGCCAGCCGCCACGCTTGCGTACATTCTGCCAGAGCCCCACCTGCATATAGGGCTCTTCGAGCGCTTCCATGCCGCCAAACTTCTGCGCGTCTTCGGTCTGCTCTTCCTGGATGACGTCGATGACGTCGTCGACGGTGACCACACCCAGCAGGCGCCGCTGCCCATCCACCACCGGCAGCGCCACGAGGTCGTAGTTGGAGGTCACCTGCGACACTTCTTCCTGCGGTGTGTCGGGCGCGACGCTCACCACCTCGGTCCACGCGTGTTCGCTGATGCGCGAGCCCTCGGGCGCCGCCAGCAACTCACGCAGCGACAACACGCCGCGCAGCCGGCCGTTCGCGTCGGTCGTGTAGATCGTGTACATCGCCTCGCGCCGACCGCCACGCGCCATCGCGCGCACGGCGCGCAGTGATTCCTCCACCGTGAGCGTCTCTTCCACCGACACGAACTCGGTGGTCATCAGACCACCGGCCGTGTAGGGATCGTACTGCAGCAGCCGTTCGGTTTCGGCCTTCTCCTTGGGCTCGAGCTCCTGGAGAATTTCGTCGGCCGTTTCCTCGTCCAGTTCTTCGAGCGCATCCGCGCGCTCGTCCGGATCCATCTCGGCCACGATCTCGGCCGCTTCGCCGGCGGGGAGCTCCTCCAGTACCATCGTGCGGAGGTCTTCGTCGAGGTACTCCAGCACCTCGGCCGCACGTTCGCGAGGCAACGCCGCCAATAGCGCGCGCACCGCAGCCTCCGGCATGGCCTCGGCCACGTCGGCGAGGTCGGCCGGATGCATTTCCT contains:
- a CDS encoding SURF1 family protein, with protein sequence MSGRRSVWMFGLLSAVAIAVCVRLGFWQLRRLEERRAQNAIVEGRGAAPPLTLAELQGQDTSVTHWRRVRVEGVADYANEMVHATRSQNGSPGVHLLTPIRPIDGSWGDTAIVLIRGYLYAPDGRTVDLDKARESDTLRLEALVTSFPPPRPGMARMVSGGRAMRLMDRDTLALLMQQPLGPMVLLALGDTIMTDIVRPTRVPPPAITDGPHLSYALQWFGFATVFAVGFVVFARGRKRRGAGPKAQAPATPMSSHTP
- the mgtE gene encoding magnesium transporter, producing the protein MTPRANEDRPLAALIVPDLLELLEEHPESVGPQTEEMHPADLADVAEAMPEAAVRALLAALPRERAAEVLEYLDEDLRTMVLEELPAGEAAEIVAEMDPDERADALEELDEETADEILQELEPKEKAETERLLQYDPYTAGGLMTTEFVSVEETLTVEESLRAVRAMARGGRREAMYTIYTTDANGRLRGVLSLRELLAAPEGSRISEHAWTEVVSVAPDTPQEEVSQVTSNYDLVALPVVDGQRRLLGVVTVDDVIDVIQEEQTEDAQKFGGMEALEEPYMQVGLWQNVRKRGGWLAILALSEFFTASVMTRYEHSLSDAVFLSQFIPLVMSSGGNAGSQATSLIIRAMALGEVHLRDWWRIVLRELPAGLVLGTMLGVIAITRIALWNATGLYDYGEFSWLIAFTVGVTLLAVVTIGSLSGSMLPFLLKRLGFDPASASAPFVATIVDVSAISLYFSVAYMFLGGKLL
- a CDS encoding NAD-dependent epimerase — protein: MAKLLVTGAAGFIGYHTSERLLARGDEVVGFDNVNDYYDPTLKEARLARLATRDGFRMVRGELADREAVERLFREERFDRVIHLAAQAGVRYSLTNPHAYIDSNLVGFLHILEGCRHHGVQHLTYASSSSVYGANTAMPFSVRQNVDHPLSLYAATKKANELMAHTYSHLYALPTTGLRFFTVYGPWGRPDMALFLFTKAILEGRPIDVFNHGRMQRDFTYIDDIVEGVIRTSDHIAPPNPQWDSMRPDPGSSRAPWRVYNIGNNNPVELMHLIGTLEQALGRTAEKRMLPMQAGDVPATFADVQALVDDVGFAPATPIETGVANFVAWYRDYYGV
- a CDS encoding DMT family transporter, with product MSDASAARWRGTLAVMASACAFGSISPLTVLATAEGMALESVQSWRYLTSAVLLLAMGALRRTGSSTGSSTASSSDPSSVLMTPWYHPRILLPTGGGQALVATLALAALRWLPASTASFLFYTYPAWVALLSAARGLEPLDRLRVAALGLALGGVAAMVGAPSTASLDPVGLAVILAAAVVYALYIPYLNHIQQGRDAYDVARAIGVGGALCFVAWSASTGSLWQIPSGLAFGASVLQGVLGAVAFLGFLSGLRLLGPVRTAITSTVEPFWTTLLGIVVLQQPLGAGTIVGGVLIMAAVLLLQRRPRGEATR